In Fragaria vesca subsp. vesca linkage group LG1, FraVesHawaii_1.0, whole genome shotgun sequence, the sequence GTCTTTGTTTAACCTATGAGTTATGGAAAAGAGGGAATGCAGCCAATGCTATACAAAAATGCGAGAACCAAACTCATTCAGCCTTTCAATTTTCTTCTTATATGGGAAGACAACACCGATATTTTAAAGAAATCAGTTTTAACATGTGGACAACAATGTAAAAAAATGATGCACACACCATTATTACCAGATTTAGGAATTGCTTCATTGTTAGCCCCAGGAGTATGTTCAGATTGCTCAGTGTTCAATTGACAATCAGACTGTATCTTTGATTTAAGGTCTTTGGCCAGTTGATGAAGTCCCTTCATTTTCTTCTCAAGGTCATCCGATAGGGAATCCAAACACTTTTCGCGCTCTTTTACCAACTTTTGCTGCGACTCCAAATGCTTTTTGCGCTCTTCAGCAATCTTACTGAGTGACACCAAACATTTTTTCTCTTCATCTACTGACTTCTTCAGTGAATCAAGATTTTTTTCTTTCAATTCAACTTCATAGAGGCGTTTGTCGACCCTCATCTCTGTCAACTTGAGCACCTCAACTTTTGATTCAACTTGTATCTCTTTCAGTTCAAGTTCCCTCTCTTTCCTTTGAACTTCATCGAGGCAGCAGTTGACCCTGTCATCAAGAACATTTAATTCTCCAACAGTTTGATTCAGTAACCCTTTTTTCAACTCAAGCTTCTCAGAGGATCCCTCAAGTTCCTTCTTTTTCAAGTCAAGCGTACGGCACCAATCCTCCATGGATTTCTCAAGCAATCTAAAACTTTTCATTTTCTCATCCATTTCCCCAAAACTTTTCATTTTCACATCCATTTCCCCACTAACCTTCTCAAGCCTCCTCAAATTCCTCTTCCTCTCTTTAATACGGTTTTGGATCAAATCACATTCCTTTTCATTTTCTCTAACCAACTTGTCAACTTCCAAAAACCGCTTCTCTTTAGTATCAAGCTCCTGCCTCTTTTCTTCAACCAGTAAACTAACACGATCCAACTCAGTCGTAACTTCATCAACTTGTACTAGCTTCTGTGTAACCACCTCCTCAATTGCATCCAACTCCTTCTCCCTAATTCCCCACAGGGACTGAAAGTTAAACTCTGTCTCTGCCAACTGCTTCTCTCGGAGCCCGATTGCCTCCTCCCGGGCCTTAAGCTCTTGGGTTTTAGTCTCTAACGATTTCCGGGTTGAGCTGAAGCAATCTTCAATCCTATTGCAACTGGAAAGGCAATTCTTAAAGGCCTTTTCGAGCTTGCACACCTCCAACTTCCATTCTTCCAAATTCAAGCCTACCTCCTCCATTGTGTTTACCCACTAACTAAAACCTACTCTTCAAGCCTTCAATAACACCAAAACCTTTTTTTTCAAACACCTAATCTGCATCATATACGTTGCAATTACTTTATATAAGAAAACCAAAACCACCCATAACACACAAGTGCATCACCAAAAACAAAGAAGAATAATGTACCCACAAAATTAGTCCAAAAAGTTTACAACCAAATGCATAGTAACTAAAACCATGGAAGAAACAAAAGAGTACAAGCAGTTGAAGAGAAAAAGACAGTACCTTTGGAAAATTGGGCTATCCAGAAATGAAAAGTTTCAAGCTTTTGAGCAGATACCCATTTGGAGGGTTGAAGACTTGAGGTAGGAAACATCTCTATTGCAGTTTTGGGATGAAACTTTGGGCATGAATAAGAAGAAGATAAAAGATGACGGGATGATGTTTTTCGAAATGTGAACAGATCGAAGAAGAAAAGTACAAGGAAAGAAAGATCAGAAAACAATGAATTCAAATTTGGAGGTTGATCTGGGGGAAGAAAACGTTTTCTATGTCATGCAGAGAGGATTTATTCTGGTGGTTGTGGAGAAAGAGCTTGGACGGCTTCACAGTTCAGAGTTCTATATTCAACAACAAAAACCTAAACAAGCATTATCCCTTACAACGTATGGGAAATGGGTAATATGGTAATTTACGAGGTCTGAAAGGACGAGACCTTGTGGGTGGCCTTGTGCGTCACCCCTCACTTTAGACCAGTTCAAATTTCGAATCTCGAGTGGGATGAGACTGACAATTTAGGGTCACAGCTTCGGTGAGCGGTGAGCCATTTTTTTTAAATTTTTTTATTTATTTATTTATTATTTTTTTAATTTTTTTCTGGTTTACAACATTATAATGTTACGAGGACACTATTTTCTACGTGCGAATTCCAAATACCATGGTAATATCGTGAGAAATAATGGAAATTTCCACCTTGATTGTCAAGGTTATTGCTAACATCCTCAACCACTCCTGCTAAGTAGCTATTTGATTACTAAGCTGAACATTTTGATATACAATATGTACATATGTTTTCACGTTCTTTTAGTCTTTTTATTTTAAATTTTATTTATATCGATACTTTCATATATTTTCATCTAAATATCTCTTTTTTGGGAGGTCGAAGTTTCCTCGAAAACCGATATTTTAGTCTTTGGTTCAAGGAGTAAAATATCCAAAATAACTTTGAAATTTCCTCGAAATTTTCGTTTTTTACAATACCGATATTAATTTTCATATCTTTCTGATATTTTATATTTAGTATATTTTTTGTCGAATATACAACTTTTAGATAAAATTTGGTAAGATTTCTATCGATATTCGATATTATCTCGATATATCTATCGGGATTTTTTTTCTTCAAACCATCGAAATTTTCATGATCGTCGATATTTTACTTCGTGTTTTGGTTATGCGTTTCTTTCTTGCTATAAAATCAGCCAGTTACCGTGATGGCCTAAAATTACAGAACTACTCCTTCGTTACCAACTCCGTTTGGGGTGCAAATCTTCTGTCTCCAATTCCCTGTCTCCTCCCCTGTCTCTCCATTCATCTCTTGACACCTACGCATTTCAGACCAACTCAGATCACAGTGGTTTAGCTCCGTTTACTATATGTGCAACCCACCAAAATCCAATTCAAAAAACTGAGAAATAAATTAAATGCCTAGGAGTGCAACGAAATCCCTTGAAAATTTATCAAAGCAATCGACAAGGTCCTTGTCGATTCCATCTCTCTTATTATTGACGACAGTCTCGCCAAATCACACTCTGATTCAGTCAACCATTTTCTTCTTCAACGACCATGACATGAAGCACTAGGTT encodes:
- the LOC101304809 gene encoding uncharacterized protein LOC101304809, giving the protein MEEVGLNLEEWKLEVCKLEKAFKNCLSSCNRIEDCFSSTRKSLETKTQELKAREEAIGLREKQLAETEFNFQSLWGIREKELDAIEEVVTQKLVQVDEVTTELDRVSLLVEEKRQELDTKEKRFLEVDKLVRENEKECDLIQNRIKERKRNLRRLEKVSGEMDVKMKSFGEMDEKMKSFRLLEKSMEDWCRTLDLKKKELEGSSEKLELKKGLLNQTVGELNVLDDRVNCCLDEVQRKERELELKEIQVESKVEVLKLTEMRVDKRLYEVELKEKNLDSLKKSVDEEKKCLVSLSKIAEERKKHLESQQKLVKEREKCLDSLSDDLEKKMKGLHQLAKDLKSKIQSDCQLNTEQSEHTPGANNEAIPKSVTNIISSPAKKEKLKSSLATNSAIFLSSNLDDSEFPSTDIESQVVQLAKKVKWRLLAPSVGSNEHKEQRKRKEPDNLTYSRRVSTRKEPDNLTYHRKRVSTRTAI